The sequence CACGTTCATATAgacgtgttttttttctgagCTCACTAATATTTACCTGTTTCATATCAAACTTGAGGACATCCCTCATGTAAGTCGGGAGGCAGATGATGATGGTGTACTGGCAGTAGTTGTTGCAGATATGAGCGACCAGGATGGCCATTAGCGGAGGCGACTTGAAAAACGTCAGCCAAGGAATATTTTGATTCTGAAGAAGAGAGATCCTACTGTTCACAGTAAAGATCAAAGACCTATGTTGAATGGGCTTGATGAGGTGAGAGCCAAACACTCAGGGTGATCCTTAGCGTGAATcctaggcctttgatcttttaTGCCTTATGTAGGGAAGCCCtaatatttttcacaggttttctagaaatccgacctttcaggtaAACTCGGAAATGTCGGacctttgtcggataaatcaggaaaagttaaAGAAACCGTTAAAAAGTCAGGAAAGCCTCCTACTTGTGGAGAGTGCTGAATACACTAAAAAGCTTATTAAGTGCAATGTTTTTGACATTTACCGCCCTGTATCACTTGTTCCTGGATGAATTTCGATGAAGTATTTACTTTATTGTTTTTCGTGTATCTTCGCAAGTGCGCCGggcttctttttaaaaaaaaatcgaccCAGGTACAGACCTTCCGAAATCATCAAAAGGTTccaatttgcaaatctctaacatAGACATTGTGTTGTGTCCCAAAATTAGATTCAACAAACTTGGAAGAAATTGTTTTCGTACCGCAACCTAAAAAAAAGGTGGACCtttacttttgaaaataaaaaaaactatcataaagtacctTCTCATGTTCTGCTACAGAGCCAATTTCCTTAATGATATAGTCTCGCTCCTCTTGTTCTATGAATGGGTGGGTGGTGGGCGAATCGTAGACCAAGATCAGAAATAGCACCAGCCAGACAATTTGGAAGATACCTGGAGAGGATAAAAGATGGAGGCAGATTTGCATATGTACTAAACGACATTGAGTAAGATTCAGTAGAACGTCTCTCTAGGGGATTCTTGTGACTGACAAagctgtcctttatagggacACCCGCTATGTAAGAATAACGCCTACACTGTAAGAATAACCATATACGTCATAACATATAACCATACATTAACCATATACCAAAGGATAACGCAAACCATTTGAAAATAATGCTATGCAAGAATAATTGTCCGTTGGTCGAATCGAATCGAATGACGGGGCAAAGTTTtctttaaaactttttttttcaattcaatctGGATTTGATGAACAATTATTGATTCGTAAACCAGGTACTCCTTCCTACCTATGATGTAAAATATAGATGGCCAACCTCCGTCGAAACCATACACGCAAAGATAACCGGATATGAAGTAAGTGACGATGTTTCCGGTTATTGAGCCTGAAACAAAACCGACTATATAAAGGCCTTTTCTGAGCGCGCTTTCTCACTGGAATTGGATTAAATTAAACGTAAATGTATTAGGCAGTTGCTACTCTAACTTTACTACACTCGCCCGTGGAAGATGCAAAACCAAAGCGGTCAACTGGTACAGTGGGTTTAAGACTTCAGACAATATGTTTCAGTTAATTCTTGGAGGTAGTTCAACAAGGCCGTCCAAATTTTGTGGCTCCTACAGGAAGATCAAGGATGACAGTGTCAACCTAAATAGCTTTTCTCCAGTACCTGAATAACAAACAGACACCAATTTGGTTCTCTCGTATACGGGCGCCCATCTTGACCATAGCGTATGGTATGCGGGGAAGTTGACGCCctaaaataaaatattgattcaAAAGCATTTCGTCAAGTATAATTGATAACATTGTGCCAAAGCAAAATCTTTGTAGTGTTCAACTtaagcccccccccctgcaTGTTGTCACAACGGTCATTGTGTAGACGACTTGATAGCACCGATTATTACAGCCTACCGCACTTAATTTTTTCTCTCTCACGAATTAGGGAGAGAAACGTCCTTTCCTTTAACTCCATGATATGTCCAACCCCGTTCATGCGCCAATGGACCAACAAATGGTGTACCGCCACATAATGTGATCCgttgatgaaaataaaataacattGAATAACTTTGTTTACGAACCGATCCTAAGCCACAAATGACTCTCAACACCAACACGAAATAGACATTCGTCCTAGCCGCCAATGGGGTCAGTAAGGTGCACAGGCCTGAGAGTCCGAGACCCACAGCAAGCACCAGCCTTGGCCCGATTCGGTTAGCCAGCCACCCGCCAGGAATCTGAGTAACGATGTAGCCGTAGAAGTAGGCACTGAGGATGGCGCCTTGGAGAGAGCGTGACCACTCGAATGTACCTTCCTGAAATATTTCAAGTGCAGGAGCTAAATCTGCATATCTGTGAGGGACTGTAAAGACTTATCTTCTATATCGGCCTTGTTGCCAATTTTTCTTCAAGATTGAAATGAGTATCATATAAAAAAGAGCATGGGTTCGGTTAGGACATGAAATTTCCATCATTTTAAAATGAGATAGATAAAGCCTAACGGATTCATAAAACTTTCGTGAAAACGCAATCTTCATACATGTTTATATGCCACACTCGTCTATAAAAAATTCAGGTATTACTTATTAAAAATCTTCGCGAAAACTTACAACTTCAAACCGAGTGTCATTCCCCGCCTGGTTAACGCATGCGCCATCGAGACCCGTTGTGGTAGTTCCATTTACGTCaattgtgtcattcaaaaatGGAAAGGTTTCATTGGTTGCTGTAgtcgaattctgattggctgctcTTTTGACCATACAAACGATTGCGAGGCTCAGGTTTAATCGCATCCCATACATCAGTGTATTTCCAAGGAAACCGATGTAAGCGATTCCATAGCGCCAGTTGCAGTATCCTAAACGAATGTAGTGCGCTTTAGTTTTGAAAGGAGTGTTGTAAAGGTGAAGTTTGTCATCGAAAACTGAACAAAAGTGCCTGTTTAAGCGTTTTATGTGTGTAATGGGAGTATCAATAAGGTAACGTAACTGAAATTAGGTAGAGTATAACGATCCCCGTATTCGGCATCCTGGTCCAGCAAGAATGGGTCGGGCTGTGATGACCATAGCAAAGACATTATAACAAAAAAGGTTATTCAAGGACAAAGTCCTAACCAGAATCTAGGGATTTTTTCGCTTTAGACACGTCAAGTTCGAAGTACGTTCTATGAACCCAAACTAAAGGTAGCGAATACAAATATCTAAGCCAAATCGCTCAGTATTAAGGGAACCTGTTGTGAGTAGGTTGTAATTTGACTACACTATCATAAACTACTAGGTGCATTAATACAAACGCAGGCAACACTAAAAAAATGCTTACTTGGTTTTCCACCTTGACACGTCATCCTTCCCTCGCCGTGTTGTTACAAAAAAGGTTAAATTAGGACCGCTGCTCCAGAAAACCTAATACATCAGCGTCTTATGAATGAAGGTACATTTACATTGGTATCGTCGATCAGACAAATCGATGGTAAAAGCACAAGAAATATATTGCAAATCTAAAAGTTTCTAATTTCTGTGTCCTTGTTCCAATTCCTCACTACATCGAAAATACATTGATAATACATTCTTAAACAATAGCATACAGTCCAGTGTACAGTCACTTAATAGGTATCGAAAGTGACTCTTATCATCTTGTTGATTGACAGACCTATTGCACATTGATTGGCCTACAAATGACCAGCAGTGATTTTGGATAGATATATCACTACAATTGCAATCAAACTATTGATTGATGAACCGATAACATCAACACCACTTCACCCGATGATCTAACGTACCGTTAGATGGCGAGCTCtatgttcggcgagcggctcaACCATCTtttcaaaaatctcaaaatctcatattttcaaaaatctcaAAAGCCATTCTTCCATTAAGCCATGAAACATTTTAATAACTAGCATAtaccgtggcgcgggctgttcgaggtataaaaatcggattgtgtgggtgttggtatgttgtgggtttggtgtaaatggggtgctggtttgtgagtaacacttttttcatgagtgtaatacttcttgaaaacggaactaaccatgtgcatgatgtacaggcgtccacaatgctaaaccaattctcggaaaaccaagatggtgcagactggtgatgactcgatatcagccagcgattagcgccagaatggtttaagttaccggtgtgtgcgtaaatcttgtctcccatTGGGAACATTCCACtgttttctgtgtaaaatgtctccagtgttgttgttgttgctaacagtaaactatgatgcggccttactggaatcccctacttacttatacttctaataacaacaacaaacaactactgcaactaccaaatactgtacattatgtgatcatgaaaactggactacaaaatgatattgtcgcaatgactttattcaaagtactcaaacatacctattaacctcccttgtgtaaaactacatcatgtcagttgataatggatgacagtagaggtaaaaccaggcttattaaggtgTTCAACGCTCAGTGCAGctcgtcaattataatagtGATTTAACCAGGTCACTGACGTTCTTTATAGAATCGGCAGTGAGTGTGAATCTTAATGATTCTTCATTGCCTTTTTCAGCTAAGTCGAGATGGATTCGTCACCTGAAGGTATGGAGGGTATAGTGTGGTGGATTTAGTTTTCTTATGGACCTGATGGCGTCTTATCTCAAGTACTGCGCATGTTTACCCGGGCTTGGAATCGAAGAGAATATTGATATCAGCGCGGTTCCAATCGAAGTCGGCCCTGGCGAATACAGGCCAACAGGAACTGACCAACGTAGATCTGATCATGAAATAGGAATTATTAGAAAATACACTAAAAAGCTCGAAAAAATTAACTGATATTATTTCAGgaaatatttacaatcatttcaaAAGGTGTCAGTATTGTTTGCATAAAGTCCACTAACAATGGAAAACATGGATATTATAAACAGTGTCATGTAAATGTTGTTTCCATAAAGTCTACCAAACAATGGACAACATTGATGTTATAAACAGTGTAATGTAAATGTTGTTTCCATAAAGTCTACCAAACAATGGACAACATTGATGTTATAAACAGTGTAATGTAAATGTTGTTTCCATAAAGTCTACCAAACAATGGACAACATTGATGTTATAAACAGTGTCATGTAAATTTTGTTTCCATAATGTCTACCAAACAATTGAAAATATCACGTGGTCTTTATACACTTGAAAATATGTCCCTCATTCTCTATTGCAACACAAAATTAAGTATTTTGGTATTTGTGGTCGTTTGTTAAACTGGCTCTCAGCCTATCTTACTGATAGGTCTCAAAGGGTTGTTATCAATGGATCTGAATCGACCCCACTTGATGTCATTTCAGGTATGCCCAAAGGCCCGTATTTATCAcgctacttaagtcaaagtatgGTGCCTAAGTAGGTACCTGAGTTAAGTACGATACCTTACCTGAGTATACTACTTAGCTATGTAGGTACTTAAGTCAATTTATGAATTCCAACTTAAGTATGGTACTTAGCTCAGCATGGTACTCAGAGCTTAGGCATACCTAACTTAAGCTGCTTGATAAATACTGGGGCCCGTATCAATTAAGCTACTTAAAGTCAAAGTATGGTGCCTAAGTAGGCACCTAAGTTAAGTACTATACCTAAGTGGAATTCTCCAAGCTGCTAACCTAAAGTATCGTATTCAAATCCACCCTTAAATGTAAGACAACTATCGGGGTGTCCTAAGTCTAAGTGTGTTGGCTTTTAGAACATGAATTCTAATCATTTCGTAAAGGAAGCTACTTCGAGATGGCTGCGTTAATGCTGCTTGCGCAAATGGACATTGGCGGCGCGCTATGAGGCGGGAACGTGTATTTCGGGAGACAGAGTGCATCCATTGGATACTTACAATGATCTTGAACTTTATCAAAGATATCGGTTTGATCATGGTACTATTTTAGCCCGTGCGTTCATTGCCTCTGTGATTCGAACCCATGCTTGGTGCTTTTTCTGAGATGTGACGTTGCTGCGTTTGGTTGACTCTGACAATTACTGTACGTTTGTCAGCTTCTGCCATAGTGAGACGCCGGCAAAATTCTAGTCACTCTCGCGGAACTTCGCCTTTTCTTTTAGGAGGCACTTTTATAGGTGGGTTGTCACCTTTGTGTTCCTCCTTTTAGACACTAATTGTATTGTAATGATGTGCTACGTTTTGTTCTTGTGTTTTATGCATTGCTTTGTTTTATAagttgtacacatgttttacaTTTATCTAGTCTAAAAGTATTGATCAAATTAAGAATTTGTGAATGCTTCGGTTCTAGGATAATATATTTAAATATGATATATATCTACAAATACGCCGCGCAGGCTTGCTGGATAAAGCGTACATACATTAGTCAAAGAATGTCTCTGCGACAtgaacgatatacatgtattaccctGCAAAAGTCTACCAAACAATGGAAGCATTCATGTTATAAACAGTGTCATGTAAATGTTGTTTCTATAAAGTCTACCAAACAATTGAAAATATCACTTAGTCTTCATACGCTTGAAAATATCGATGACAGGATTTGTGAATGCATCGGTTCTAGGATTATAGATTTAAATACAGTATATATCTACAAAATACGCCGTGCAGGCTTGCAAGGAAAAACGTTCGTCAAAGACTGTCACTGCGACATGAATGATATATTGCCCTTTACTCATCGGATTGTTCATTCTTCGTAAAATAACTCATTTTTGTAAACAGAAACCATGGTGGAATGCCGAGTTTCGCGAACACTGGATCATATATGAGAAATCAGAGAAGGATTACTTAAAATTACACAAAACGATAGGGTTGagaattctaaaacatctcgatttataatgaaccgcagtttacagtgtaaatgcactatgcgcctcGTTTTttaattcagcggttatggttagacAACCACACCCCCTTGGGTTCGTGCAAAATATGGaggcagtcaaaagcatttaaaaccactttattcgttatttaatttgagatgttttaaaatagaaattgatacctcactgtcggtactGATCGTCTCACCATGACCGtttgggtggagctaaaatgtttttgaagtaGGCCAAAGGTTCATCGCAATTTGATTTCTATGGCACGCCTAAGCGGAATAAATGTAAGACTTGAAAATACaatgcaacattttgaaatatattgcaaCCCTTGGAAAAATATGCCAACATTACAAAAacttatgtcaatatttcaaaataggtatcaagaaatttgaaaataaattgtaaCATTTCCTAAAAATGTAGGTCAACTTTTTTGACaacccttgaaaaaaacatggcaacattttgaaaataattatCGCAACATTCACGTCACCAAACAAATTTTCTTCCGTATCGGGCTTTCTAAGACCGGAGAAAATCAATTGGTGCGATCTGGTGATTCGGACCACGCACTCGAGCAGTCTCGTAATTTCATGTATAGCGATAGCAAGTGCACCTACAGGAGTCATGGAAAAAAGATACCAAAATGATCGTATCATTCACATATTTCACGCTTATCTTCTACGTATTTTTACCAAATGATATTTAGACCAACGTACACTTGTATGGTAGCCCCTTGTTTTCTTTATTGCCGGTGTTCTGTTGAGGATCATACTTATAATTTGGGCGCTGAGCCATAATATCCTTTGGGATCATCAGTATCATTATCTAGCCGTGTCCCTTCCTTCATCACTGCTTTTAGGGTCCAGTTGATGTCTGGTAAAAGTAGCTCACTTGAACTTCGGCTCCCTTTTCCGACTGAAATCCCAAAATACAACGTTATGCATAAAATTAATTTATGATTCATGCATGAAGTACAGCACATTTTAAATCGATGTATGTACAGTGCTTACGGATACTCTTCAGAAGAAGAAAGTTTTAGACAATTAAAATACGTTCACTGCATATTTTGCGTTTTGTGCCGCTCTATCCTTTGAAATGTAGGGTAATACGAAGTAAATGTAGTATTAAGTAGGAAAAAAAAGGATCATTGGCCCATGTGGCCCTCTCTAGCCTGTTTGTCCTTCTTTCGAATGGTCAGTTGATGGAAGACTCTTATTTGTCTGTACCTCGTCCTAAGATTACAACTAACAAATAAAGGAACCAGAAGGACACCTCTTGGAATCGGGATGAATTGACTCATTCTTTTCTAACGGTTATAATATCATTCGCCAAATAATGCCATGACGAGAAAAACTGGAAGAAATATTTCTGTTGTCATGCATATGGTATATATGAGGCCTTAAAACTAAGTAAAAAAAGCAACTGTGTTTACTTTCTTTCTACATATCTAGCAATATGTCTATACAGTTTTATATTAATCATGGTAATCGGTATGCCGTACACCTTCGGAGGGCGATtatcttacatgtacaatatcaATGCAGTTTGACAATGTTTCTGTCTACTGTAGTTTCACATTTAGGCCATTGTACGATTACTTACCAACATCACCAGTTTGAACACTGTATCCGGGTTCTTTCGTTCCTGGTTGGTTGCTGTCTTCAATGTCTGACCTGTCTGATGACAGTATTTCAAGGTACGTTTTCTTGTTCGATACTAACCAACGACCTgaaaatttcaagaaaaattTGAAGACGTTTTATTAAATATTTTGCGCAGTGATCCGCACACTGATCAAACATGTAACGTAATATGGTTGCATGAAGTagtagagagagagagaggttTCACCCCCTTGGCTTTCCCTACCCTGTATCTCCTTCTTTCGAGTGGTAAGTTGATGTTTTACTCTCAATTGCGTGTACCCCGTCCTAAAATCTGAGGTTACAAGCAACACGATTGAAAACTGAGAAGAACAGGAATAGACTATAGGGCCGGCAATGTAAGAATACATAGCAACATCACCAGTTTGAACACTGCATTTGGACTATTTCGTTCCTGCTGTTAAAGTCGATGATTCGTAGTTGGTGTTCAGTAAGGATAAACTTCCTGAAATTTTATATTGCAAGTGTCAGACATTTTAGAACACGTTTTCCagttttctgtgtaaaatgAGAAGGGGTATACCACTTGTTGCCTGTCTGCCGATTGAACCgctttaaaggtcatatatcaaggtttgaaaacatgcttgatactcatgaaatatgttgagggttaaaaaaacaagatcccagacattaaaaaaattcgaataataaagtcattatttagttatttcaattttcaatttgaaactatttgaatttcccaccacacacaactttagattagttccacatgtggccgctagggattttttgatgacgtaggtcaggtcagtcagaacaaagcaagatggcttccgcatacagttcagagagtgagagcagtgaatttgaggatgttttggtcgatacagaaggatatttaaacgttgagccatacatgttcgagccattgatattgatatattgataaattagaatttgtggttaatcaatttgcatggcactgtgagacctgccgatatagcaaagaagacattgatagatggttgcagatgcataacatgtatgatttttgaacagactaatgttgcacaatattgtttcacctcgtctgtgttgtatcgccagttatgtcatgacgctgaactactattgaaaagtgacggtattatgcacaatcatcttgacgtgacgatataatgccgtgcaacgttagataggcctagatgtcagatgacaataatctgtcattgacagtggctgtcactgacactgacctgtgtcgctgtcacctcgctgtcaccttgctatggctggaacacaagaagacactatgcggtatcacaggccccaatagggcctacacattatgtataacaaccgacctcagcagcctcgggcattaaatgcaattgacatggttgtgtagccactgtacagtggatgacatgtgccatttgggtagtatgagtgttgtgtgcatcagcagtgtata comes from Lineus longissimus chromosome 15, tnLinLong1.2, whole genome shotgun sequence and encodes:
- the LOC135499642 gene encoding sialin-like, which codes for MTCQGGKPRYCNWRYGIAYIGFLGNTLMYGMRLNLSLAIVCMVKRAANQNSTTATNETFPFLNDTIDVNGTTTTGLDGACVNQAGNDTRFEVEGTFEWSRSLQGAILSAYFYGYIVTQIPGGWLANRIGPRLVLAVGLGLSGLCTLLTPLAARTNVYFVLVLRVICGLGSGVNFPAYHTLWSRWAPVYERTKLVSVCYSGSITGNIVTYFISGYLCVYGFDGGWPSIFYIIGIFQIVWLVLFLILVYDSPTTHPFIEQEERDYIIKEIGSVAEHEKNQNIPWLTFFKSPPLMAILVAHICNNYCQYTIIICLPTYMRDVLKFDMKQNGLYSSLPYVIMFVSTIIFGWVADNLRERGFRTVIVRKVYQSLGSILPGAFLVAASFVSCETRMTAVGLLVASVGFSSFNRSGYVVNHLDIAPRFAGILMGLTNTFATVPGMIAPVIVGQLTTNGTREEWQIVFYICGAVYLLGTIVFLIFAAGEEQPWAKEDRPRQDREIKYKRQIKYKAHGIYDIDINDSGSEAEL